In Tamandua tetradactyla isolate mTamTet1 chromosome 7, mTamTet1.pri, whole genome shotgun sequence, the following are encoded in one genomic region:
- the FRS2 gene encoding fibroblast growth factor receptor substrate 2, with the protein MGSCCSCPDKDTVPDNHRNKFKVINVDDDGNELGSGIMELTDTELILYTRKRDSVKWHYLCLRRYGYDSNLFSFESGRRCQTGQGIFAFKCARAEELFNMLQEIMQNNSINVVEEPVVERSNHQTELEVPRTPRTPTTPGFTSQNLPNGYPRYPSFGDASSHPSSRHPSVGSARLPSVGEESTHPLLVAEEQVHTYVNTTGVQEERKNRTSVHVPVEARVSNAESNTPKEEPSSIEERDPQILLEPEGVKFVLGPTPVQKQLMEKEKLEQLGRDQVSGSYSANNTEWDTGYDSDERRDVPSVNKLVYENINGLSIPSASGVRRGRLTSTSTSDTQNINNSAQRRTALLNYENLPSLPPVWEARKLSRDEDDNLGPKTPSLNGYHNNLDPMHNYVNTENVTVPASAHKIEYSRRRDCTPTVFNFDIRRPSLEHRQLNYIQVDLEGGSDSDNPQTPKTPTTPLPQTPTRRTELYAVIDIERTAAMSNLQKALPRDDGTSRKTRHNSTDLPM; encoded by the exons ATGGGTAGCTGTTGTAGCTGTCCAGATAAAGACACTGTCCCAGATAACCATCGGAACAAGTTTAAG GTTATTAATGTGGATGATGATGGGAATGAGTTAGGTTCTGGCATAATGGAACTTACAGACACAGAACTGATTTTATACACCCGCAAACGTGACTCAGTAAAATGGCACTACCTCTGCCTGCGACGTTATGGCTATGAttcaaatctcttttcttttgaaagtGGTCGAAGGTGCCAAACTGGACAAG GAATTTTTGCCTTTAAGTGTGCCCGTGCAGAAGAATTATTTAACATGTTACAAGAGATTATGCAAAATAATAGTATAAATGTGGTGGAAGAGCCAGTTGTAGAAAGGAGTAATCATCAGACAGAATTAGAAGTTCCCAGAACACCTCGAACACCTACAA CTCCAGGGTTCACTTCTCAGAACTTACCTAATGGATATCCCCGATATCCCTCATTTGGAGATGCTTCATCCCATCCTTCAAGTAGGCATCCATCTGTGGGAAGTGCACGCCTGCCTTCAGTAGGTGAAGAATCTACGCATCCTTTGCTTGTGGCTGAGGAACAA gtACATACCTATGTCAACACTACTGGTGTGCAAGAAGAACGGAAAAATCGAACAAGTGTGCATGTCCCAGTGGAGGCAAGGGTTTCTAATGCTGAAAGCAATACACCAAAAGAAGAACCAAGTAGTATTGAGGAAAGGGACCCTCAGATTCTTCTTGAGCCAGAAGGAGTCAAATTTGTTTTAGGACCAACCCCTGTTCAAAAACAgttaatggaaaaagagaaactggAGCAACTTGGAAGAGATCAAGTTAGTGGAAGTTATTCTGCAAATAACACAGAATGGGACACTGGATATGACAGTGATGAACGAAGAGATGTACCCTCTGTTAACAAACtggtatatgaaaatataaatgggCTATCTATCCCTAGTGCCTCAGGGGTCAGGAGAGGTCGTCTGACATCCACAAGTACCTCAGATACCCAGAATATCAACAACTCAGCTCAGAGGAGAACTGCGTTATTAAACTATGAAAATTTACCATCTTTGCCTCCTGTTTGGGAAGCCCGCAAGCTAAGTAGGGATGAAGATGACAATTTAGGACCAAAGACCCCATCTCTAAATGGCTACCATAATAACCTAGATCCAATGCATAACTATGTAAATACAGAGAATGTAACAGTGCCAGCAAGTGCTCACAAAATAGAATATTCAAGACGTCGGGACTGTACACCAACAGTCTTTAACTTTGATATCAGACGCCCAAGTTTAGAACACAGGCAGCTCAATTACATACAGGTTGACTTGGAAGGTGGCAGTGACTCCGACAACCCTCAGACTCCAAAAACGCCTACTACTCCCCTTCCACAAACTCCTACTAGGCGCACAGAGCTGTATGCTGTGATAGACATTGAAAGAACTGCTGCTATGTCAAATTTGCAGAAAGCACTGCCACGAGATGATGGTACATCTAGGAAAACTAGACATAATAGTACTGATCTGCCCATGTGA